In Candidatus Rokuibacteriota bacterium, the following are encoded in one genomic region:
- a CDS encoding integration host factor subunit beta, which yields MTKADLINEVVKLCNLTKKETDLIVNTVFDNIAEALTKGEKVELRGFGSFRIRHRNARKGRNPKTGTSVSVPEKRVPFFKVGKRLRELVNA from the coding sequence ATGACGAAGGCGGACTTGATCAACGAGGTCGTCAAGCTCTGCAACCTGACCAAGAAAGAGACCGATCTCATCGTTAACACTGTCTTCGACAACATCGCCGAGGCCCTTACGAAGGGCGAAAAGGTCGAGCTCCGGGGCTTCGGCAGCTTCAGAATTCGCCACCGGAACGCGCGCAAAGGGCGCAACCCCAAGACCGGAACGAGCGTGAGCGTTCCCGAGAAACGAGTCCCGTTCTTCAAGGTAGGCAAACGGCTTCGGGAACTCGTCAACGCGTGA